DNA sequence from the Streptomyces canus genome:
GTGGACGCCGCGGACGGCCTCGACCAGTTTCACGATGTCGTGTGCGTGCGCCACCGGCTGGAGGTCGTCCAGCGGGTTCACGCCGCCGTGGATGTCGAGCATCTGCAGCTCGGCGTCCGCGCTGGGGTAGCCGATGGAGACCCGGGCCATGAAACGGTCGCGCTGGGCCTCCGGCAGCGGATACGTGCCCTCCATCTCGACCGGGTTCTGCGTGGCCACCACCATGAAGGGACTGGGCAGCTCGTAGGTCTGCCCGTCGATGGTGACCTGGCGCTCCTCCATCGACTCCAGAAGCGCCGACTGGGTCTTCGGCGAGGCGCGGTTGATCTCGTCGCCGATCACTATCTGCGCGAAGATCGCACCCGGTTTGAACTCGAAGTCCCGGCGCTGCTGATCCCAGATGGACACACCCGTGATGTCCGAGGGCAGCAGATCGGGCGTGAACTGGATGCGGCGCACCGAGCAGTCGATGGACCGCGCCAGCGCCTTGGCCAGCATGGTCTTGCCGACGCCGGGGACATCCTCGATCAGAAGATGTCCCTCGGCGAGCAGCACGGTCAGCGAAAGCCGAACGACCTCGGGCTTCCCCTCGATCACGCCCTCCACCGAACTGCGTACCCGCTCCACGACGGCGGTCAGATCAGTGAGGCTCGCTCGATCGTCATAGGTGGTCACCCGGCCCTCCTCGGCCCGTACTTTCCGGGCCGACGCTCTGTGACGCGTAACCGGCCCACCCCGAATCACGGACACCACGCGTGAAAAGTTCCGCGTGACGCCACACCCGCATTCTTGCTGCCGTTACCGATTCGTGTCACTCGACTGTGGACAACTGGCTGCACTATGTCGGGTCTTACGGTGTTTTGGGCACCCTGAGGGCCGAAATCAACAGCGAAACGACAGCTAAGGCGGCCGGTTACACGGGATCGATCTCGCGCAGCAGACCCGTCTTCACGTCGAACACGAAGCCGCGCACGTCGTCGGTGTGCACCAGGAAGGGCGAGGTGCGCACCCGCTGCATGGACTGCCGTACGTCCTGGTCGACGTCCCGGAAGGCCTCCACCGCCCACGCGGGACGCTGGCCCACCTCCATCTCCAGCTCGGTGCGGAAGTCCTCGGTGATCGCCTCCAGGCCGCAGCCCGTGTGGTGGATCAGGACGACGCTGCGGGTGCCGAGCTTGCGCTGGCTGATGGTGAGCGAGCGGATCACGTCGTCGGTCACCACACCGCCCGCGTTGCGGATGGTGTGGCAGTCGCCGAGCTCCAGGCCGAGCGCGGCGTGCAGATCGAGTCGGGCGTCCATGCAGGCCACGACGGCAACGTGCAGCACCGGCCGGGCGTCCATACCGGGGTCGGTGAAGGCTGCGGCGTACCGCTCGTTGGCGTCGACCAGGCGATCGGTCACACGGCCGCCGGGGGATATGGCGCCTTCGGTGGGAACGGATGCGGAAGTCGTCATAACCATGACGGTACTGGTCACCGTCGTTCCGGTCCTGCCGTGAGAAGGGAAAAAGAGCGTCATCACGTCCTCTGTGTGAGGTACCCCACAAGGGTCTCGGGTGCACCCGAACGGGTGTTTTCCGCTCTTTCATGGCGTCGAGTCCGCACCGGGGCGCGACGCGCAGGCCGGTTGATTGACCGCGAGAGGCCGTGGACTAAAGTGACGCGAAGCGGGAGGCGAGGCCTCCCTGCTGGACTTTCCCCGGAGACCCCGGCGATTTTCCGGAGATCTCCCCACGTGCGCGGCGCGTACGTACGGCTCGGCCTCCTCCCGCTCCCGGTCGGCTGACGCTTCCGGCGCCGGCAGGCCTCCCCTTTCACCGGAGTCCCCGGCGAAGGGGAGGGAGGGCGGGGACCCGGCGGTGCGTACGGACGCGCCGGACCTGAGAGGGCCCAGAATTCAATGGGGCGCGAAGCGCATTCGAATAAGGGCGGTGGTGGGCGGCGGGAGGGGCAGAGTCGACACGTTCCGGTGATGCTCCAGCGGTGCCTGGACCTGTTGGCCCCCGCTCTCGAGCGGCCCGGAGCGGTGGTCGTCGACTGCACGCTCGGCCTCGGCGGCCACAGCGAGGCACTGCTCCAGCGCTTCCCCGAGGCCCGGCTCGTCGCCCTCGACCGCGACAAGGAGGCCCTGCGCCTGTCGGGCGAGCGGCTCGCGCCGTTCGGTGAGCGTGCCACCCTCGTCCACGCGGTCTACGACGAGCTCCCCGATGTCCTCGACAGGCTCGGCATCGCGCGCGTGCAGGGTGTCCTCTTCGATCTCGGTGTCTCCTCCATGCAACTCGACGAGGCCGACCGGGGCTTCGCCTACGCCCAGGACGCCCCCCTCGACATGCGCATGGACCAGACGACCGGCATGAGCGCCGCCGAGGTCCTCAACACCTACCCGCCGGGCGAACTCGTCCGGATCCTCAGGGCGTACGGCGAGGAGAAGCAGGCCAAGCGGATCGTGTCCGCCATCGTGCGTGAGCGGGAGAAGCAGCCCTTCTCCCACAGTGCTCGGCTCGTCGAGCTGATCAGGGACTCCCTGCCGCAGGCCGCCAAGCGCACCGGCGGCAACCCGGCCAAGCGCACGTTCCAGGCCCTGCGTATCGAGGTCAACGGCGAACTCTCCGTCCTGGAGCGGGCGATCCCGGCCGCGGTGAAGTCACTCGCCGTGGGCGGCCGGATCGCCGTGCTGTCGTACCACTCGCTGGAGGACCGGCTGGTCAAGCAGGTCTTCGCGGCCGGCGCCGCCACCACCGCCCCGCCCGGACTGCCCGTCGTCCCCGAGCAGTACCAGCCCCGGCTCAAGCTGCTCACGCGCGGTGCCGAACTTCCCACCGAGGAAGAGATCGCCGAGAACCGGCGGGCCGCACCGGCGCGATGCAGGGGCGCCGAGCGAATCAGGGAGTCCATCGAGTGAAGTGCGTGAGGCGCGTGAGCCGCGTCAGTGAGTGGGGAAACCGGACTCACTGGAGGGTGAGTGAGTAGGAAACCCGAACTGAGGGGGAGGGCGGCCCGTCTCGCGCGCCTGTTCCCTGGCCCGACGGGCTCCGGACAGGCGGCCCGCACCCCCTTCGTGCTCCTCGTGGTCCTCCTCCTCGGCGGCGGCCTCATCGGGCTGCTGGTGCTGAACTCCGCGCTCAGCGAAGGGTCCTTCAAGCTCACCGACCTCCAGAGGGATACGAAGAGCCTCACCGACGAGCAGCAGGGCCTCCAGCGGGACATCGACGCCTACTCCGCGCCCGAGGCCCTGGTGCGCCGCGCCCGTGAACTCGGCATGGTGCCCGGCGGGGACCCGGCCTTCCTCGACCCGGACGGCACCGTCAAGGGCGTCCCGTCGCCCGCCTCCGACGCCGAACCGGCCTCCTTGCGGATGCCGCTCGTCCTCGCCCCCGAGGTGATCGAC
Encoded proteins:
- a CDS encoding beta-class carbonic anhydrase → MTLFFPSHGRTGTTVTSTVMVMTTSASVPTEGAISPGGRVTDRLVDANERYAAAFTDPGMDARPVLHVAVVACMDARLDLHAALGLELGDCHTIRNAGGVVTDDVIRSLTISQRKLGTRSVVLIHHTGCGLEAITEDFRTELEMEVGQRPAWAVEAFRDVDQDVRQSMQRVRTSPFLVHTDDVRGFVFDVKTGLLREIDPV
- a CDS encoding AAA family ATPase; amino-acid sequence: MTTYDDRASLTDLTAVVERVRSSVEGVIEGKPEVVRLSLTVLLAEGHLLIEDVPGVGKTMLAKALARSIDCSVRRIQFTPDLLPSDITGVSIWDQQRRDFEFKPGAIFAQIVIGDEINRASPKTQSALLESMEERQVTIDGQTYELPSPFMVVATQNPVEMEGTYPLPEAQRDRFMARVSIGYPSADAELQMLDIHGGVNPLDDLQPVAHAHDIVKLVEAVRGVHVAETVRRYAVDLVSATRTHPDLRLGASPRATLHLLRAAKASAALSGREFALPDDVQALAVAVLAHRLLPTAQAQLNRRTAEQVVQEILQRTPVPAAPQQGGLGIGRTAPAYPQQPPRSL
- the rsmH gene encoding 16S rRNA (cytosine(1402)-N(4))-methyltransferase RsmH is translated as MGREAHSNKGGGGRREGQSRHVPVMLQRCLDLLAPALERPGAVVVDCTLGLGGHSEALLQRFPEARLVALDRDKEALRLSGERLAPFGERATLVHAVYDELPDVLDRLGIARVQGVLFDLGVSSMQLDEADRGFAYAQDAPLDMRMDQTTGMSAAEVLNTYPPGELVRILRAYGEEKQAKRIVSAIVREREKQPFSHSARLVELIRDSLPQAAKRTGGNPAKRTFQALRIEVNGELSVLERAIPAAVKSLAVGGRIAVLSYHSLEDRLVKQVFAAGAATTAPPGLPVVPEQYQPRLKLLTRGAELPTEEEIAENRRAAPARCRGAERIRESIE